The following proteins are co-located in the Hydrogenophaga sp. RAC07 genome:
- a CDS encoding aminopeptidase P N-terminal domain-containing protein — MDSTTHTHLYAERRARVAASLGSGGIAIVPTALERPRNRDSDFLYRHDSYFYYLTGFTEPNAWLVITAEGSTTLFCQPKDLEREIWDGIRLGPEAAPQHLGVSDAFSVAELDQRLPKLLENRQTVWYPFATHTGLESRVNGWLQPVRARVRYGALCPESQRDLCGVLDEMRLVKDAFEQDTMRRAAQISAKAHIRAMQRSAAMLRAGQDVREYHLDAELLHSFREHGSQYPAYGSIVAAGANACVLHYRADTAPIRSGELVLIDAGCELDGYASDITRTFPANGVFTGPQRELYDLVLASQIAAVQATKAGARFVDPHEATVAVLAQGLLDVGLLDRNKVGSAQDVIANRAYFQFYMHRTGHWLGMDVHDCGSYVEPSELGTVNERKDPLSGETIKDRPSRILRPGMVLTIEPGLYVRPAEGVPEKFWNIGIRIEDDAIVTETGCELISRGVPVEASEIEALMRG, encoded by the coding sequence ATGGACTCCACCACCCACACCCACCTCTACGCCGAACGCCGCGCCCGCGTGGCCGCCTCGCTCGGCTCCGGCGGCATCGCCATCGTGCCCACCGCGCTGGAGCGCCCGCGCAACCGCGACAGCGACTTCCTCTACCGGCACGACAGCTACTTCTACTACCTCACCGGCTTCACCGAACCCAACGCGTGGCTGGTGATCACGGCCGAGGGCAGCACCACGCTGTTCTGCCAACCCAAGGACCTGGAGCGCGAGATCTGGGACGGCATCCGCTTGGGCCCCGAGGCCGCACCGCAGCACCTGGGCGTGAGCGACGCGTTCTCGGTCGCCGAACTCGACCAGCGCTTGCCCAAGCTGCTGGAAAACCGCCAGACCGTGTGGTACCCGTTCGCCACCCACACGGGGCTGGAGAGCCGGGTCAACGGCTGGCTGCAACCGGTGCGTGCCCGCGTTCGTTATGGCGCACTCTGCCCCGAATCGCAGCGCGACCTGTGCGGCGTGCTCGACGAGATGCGCCTGGTGAAGGACGCCTTCGAGCAGGACACCATGCGCCGCGCCGCGCAGATCAGCGCCAAGGCCCACATCCGCGCCATGCAGCGCAGCGCCGCCATGCTGCGCGCGGGGCAGGACGTGCGCGAGTACCACCTGGACGCCGAGCTGCTTCACAGCTTTCGCGAACACGGCTCGCAGTACCCGGCCTACGGCAGCATCGTGGCCGCCGGGGCCAACGCCTGTGTGCTGCACTACCGCGCCGACACCGCGCCCATCCGCAGCGGCGAGCTGGTGCTAATCGACGCCGGCTGCGAACTCGACGGCTATGCCAGCGACATCACCCGCACCTTCCCCGCCAACGGCGTGTTCACCGGTCCGCAGCGCGAGTTGTACGACCTGGTGCTGGCCAGCCAGATCGCGGCGGTGCAGGCCACGAAAGCGGGCGCGCGCTTTGTTGATCCGCACGAGGCCACCGTGGCCGTGCTCGCCCAAGGTTTGCTTGACGTGGGTCTGCTCGACAGGAACAAGGTGGGCAGCGCGCAGGACGTGATCGCCAACCGCGCGTATTTCCAGTTCTACATGCACCGCACCGGCCACTGGCTGGGCATGGATGTGCACGACTGCGGCAGCTACGTGGAGCCCTCCGAACTGGGCACGGTGAACGAGCGCAAGGACCCCTTGAGCGGCGAGACCATCAAGGACCGTCCGAGCCGCATCCTGCGCCCGGGCATGGTGCTCACCATCGAGCCCGGCCTCTACGTGCGCCCGGCCGAAGGTGTCCCGGAAAAGTTCTGGAACATCGGCATCCGCATCGAGGACGACGCCATCGTCACGGAAACCGGTTGTGAACTGATCTCGCGCGGCGTGCCGGTCGAGGCGTCCGAGATCGAAGCGCTGATGCGCGGCTGA